A stretch of DNA from Glycine max cultivar Williams 82 chromosome 18, Glycine_max_v4.0, whole genome shotgun sequence:
CATTTGTACTTGGGCCTGAATCTTTTAGTCCACTATCTTTAAATACCCTTTTGAACATTAGGATAGGGTTCCACATTTTTTATGCTTGAGGCTAGGAAGATAACTAGAATCTTGATCCGCTTTCTCTTTTTCTGTTCGTTATCTTCttttatgaatttttgttttgctttcatgGCTACTCGCGAGTAGTCCTTTTGTTTCTAGGATTGGGAGTAGCCTATAAGTAtctaatgaattaattttatgttatccTTGTGTTGTTCTTGTACTCTTTGATTTCTTTCTATTGCTTTATTTATGTTCAATGAAAGTGGCATGTGTTTGATATAATCATAGGGATTTGGGGAAGTACTAAGAGGTGAGCCCATAATTTTGAAACCATAGGAAGAAACTTAGGTGTAAAACCACAAGAGCAGGTTAAGCCCTAAGAAGAACGAACAAATTAACAAAGTGCTTAAAGGGTCTAATTAAACATAGCTGCCATAAGAGTAGGGGTAAATTTGGTTAGATACACCTTCATGTCTTGAGAAATATAAAAGGTTACCTTAGGTCAATATGCCTTCATTAGGAACTTGTAAAAGAGCAAGGGTAatttaacttattattatttgtcaTAGTGTCAAACTAGATCCTGAAAGTTTTtaacaatttgaattttaatatgttGATTGTTGGATGATGGATAGTAGAGATAAGGTGGACAACAACCTTGGTCATCTAGTCCAATACTCTTGTCTTTTGTATTGGTCGTTGAATCTTTTGTAATCTAATGGAGCATCCAGTGACGTAGAAGGGAGAGTCTTGTTAGGTGGTTCATTAACATAGGTTGTATTGTAactgtaattattttttgttataaccATTTTTTGTTAGACAATTTGTTGTTATCTCCTTTATAAGGAGCTCTATATTTTGGGTTTAAAGAGTTTTTTGAGAGTGCTTTGAACCCTTTCATTGTAAATTCTATTATTCACAATAAAGTTAACAATTTTACATGATATCTCTCTTTTCCTTCTATAATTTGCGTTTCCCTCTCTGAGTAGAATTTTTTGAANNNNNNNNNNNNNNNNNNNNNNNNNNNNNNNNNNNNNNNNNNNNNNNNNNNNNNNNNNNNNNNNNNNNNNNNNNNNNNNNNNNNNNNNNNNNNNNNNNNNTTTGCATTTGTTTCATGGTAGATCAAGTTATTAGGGATCAACCATTTTTGTTTGTAACTTATTTGTGTTGTGTCTTAAGATTCTATCAAGAATATGGTCAACACAATTAAGAATAGGGCATCAGGGCCCCTCTCTCCGATCAATCGTCGGAGATTGATAGGTCAGTGCTTGAGTTATAAGAGGAAAAGGCACATTCGGTAATTTTGTTATCTTTGTCTGATGAGGTTCTTTATGAAGTTTTTGAACAACTAACTGTTGTTAGGATTTTGCTATAATTGGAGAAACTTTTCATGATGAAATCAATTTGCAACAAGTTGCTTATGAAATGACATTTGTTTGGCCTTCGAATAAGGGAAGGTACTCCACTGAAGGAACATATTGATGAGCTAAACTCTGTTCTGATGGAGCTACGTGACATTGATGTCAAGATGGAAGACGAAGTTCTAAAAGCCATGCATCCAATAGCTCATCTGATAATTCTCTATGGTATTTGCATCTGGGCCACATGAGTGAAAAAGGTCTAGATATTCTGAGCAATCGAGGCTTCCTTTGAAATCACAAGGTGGAACCTCTTCATTTTGTGAGCATTGCATCTATGGGAAGCAACATCAAACAAAGTTCCCAAAGGctcttgatggaagcttgcttgagaagcttctatagaggctggatctttgagtttcaatggtgattttccaccatggagatgtagcagaagataaaggagaagaggtgaaaggaggggccatccactagggaataaacCATGGAAAAATGAGCTTCACCAGCGACATTGCCAAGCATCTCCTCCATGTGAATGTACTTGTACCATAACTGATCCACCCTGGGCAGAAGCGTCACGGCGCGGTCCCAGACGTTCCTTGCGTGGTTTATGAACTTGTTCTTCATCTCCACCTCAGCGTATTTGAGCCACAGGGTGTGGTTCTTGTAATCCACCTCCAACGCTCTCTCCCAGACGGAACGCGCGCGTTTGAAGTCCTTCTGCGATTCCTCCCACTGCGCGTACTTGATCCAGACGCCGATGTTCCATCGAACGCGGCGGATTAAGTCTTCGAACTCCTTGCGCTTGCGGAGACGGTACTCACCGAGCTCGGTGGGGTCGGTGATCTTCTGCTTGGGAGGGCGGATCTCGGCCTCTTGACGCTCACGTGCCTCGCGGAGAATCTGCTCGGCGGTGATTTGAATGGGAGCGGGGGTTTTGTTCTTGACCCTGGTTGGACGCGGAAGCTTCACCTCCGTGTCCTTGCGAGTCAGGTAACCCAGGCTTGGGTCTGCATCTTTCGACGAAGACATTGCTGCTATCGCTGATAAACGATTCTGCAGGTGCAGCTGCAGCTGCAGCGCAGCCCTCTCTCTCTGTCCGTAAACCCTAACGGCTAACGAGATTGGGGAAGAAGACTCTTCTATTGTGATTTTCCACTAGGGAATAAACCATGGAAAaatgagcttcaccaccaagagagtgccttggataagaagcttagagaggaagcttcaatggaagaaaagaaagaaagagagagaggggtgaagcatgaaattgaaggagaaaaaggGGAGAAAAGTTAAACTTTGAAGTGTTTCTCACAAgtttttcattcatcaaagttacaacaagtgttacacatgcttttatttatagactaggtagcatccttgagaagcttctttgagaagcttccttgaaaagctagagcttagctacacacacccctctaataactaagctctcctccttgagaagcttccttgagaagtttcattgagaagcttcctagagaagctagagcttagctacacacacccctcaaATAgataagctcacctccttaaaatcagaagctagagcttagctacacacaccccctataatagctaagttcacccccatgccaaaatacatgaaatacaaaaaagtccctactacaaagactactcaaaatgccctgaaatacaaggctaaagcCATATACTAccagaatggccaaaatacaaggcccaaaaaaaggaaaaacctattccaatatttacaaagaagagtggactcaaccttggcccatgggctcagaaatttTACCCTAagattcatgagaaccctaatgccttctttagcagctctagcccaatcctctNNNNNNNNNNNNNNNNNNNNNNNNNNNNNNNNNNNNNNNNNNNNNNNNNNNNNNNNNNNNNNNNNNNNNNNNNNNNNNNNNNNNNNNNNNNNNNNNNNNNNNNNNNNNNNNNNNNNNNNNNNNNNNNNNNNNNNNNNNNNNNNNNNNNNNNNNNNNNNNNNNNNNNNNNNNNNNNNNNNNNNNNNNNNNNNNNNNNNNNNNNNNNNNNNNNNNNNNNNNNNNNNNNNNNNNNNNNNNNNNNNNNNNNNNNNNNNNNNNNNNNNNNNNNNNNNNNNNNNNNNNNNNNNNNNNNNNNNNNNNNNNNNNNNNNNNNNNNNNNNNNNNNNNNNNNNNNNNNNNNNNNNNaatgacctttattctcttaaggtccgtgggaaccccttgatcactatgtaaaaaattaaggaatgtaATGCAATATAACGTACCTTTTTcgatattttcatgttgattattcctacaaaaaagtacgacaaacctaaggtgttccatatgagcacctaggtttgtattaaaataaaaaataagaacaaaactacctaatgagtccttatgtacacaaatcataaagatgttgggtgcatgagtgattttacaaaagagggttgcaacactcaacacattcatcatatcacttattttagggacttggtgcctaataatacccattttgggcaccaacaaagcacaagcatttaagctcttacgaaccaaaccctcatccaacaatttCATTACTTGaagaataacctcaagcccaagaggtgtggcagtgctaacaatgtctttttacaaaggagaagatgtggaggttgtctaagagagtaagtttctttaatttttgtctttattgcaaaatggttttcctttttagctaacctcttagaggagacacttaccaccttaaccattaaaggttgtccttcttcttaggggtagatttcttcactagattcttccccttttgctttttcactttcactagaggaaggtgaagtagtagcctcatcttggctactataaatgtcttggcccatcataatcatggttttcttggtggggcattgagaagtaatatgTCCTCTTCTAAGACATTTCaaacactttatagagctagtcttctcttgcatactagccttagggggttgcttttctattgtcttccccttatcatctttgggcttagaaggtggcgcccctaagatgccttcaCCTAGGTTTTTCTTTAGATATGAGTGAGAGCCATAGATTTTCAAGTNNNNNNNNNNNNNNNNNNNNNNNNNNNNNNNNNNNNNNNNNNNNNNNNNNNNNNNNNNNNNNNNNNNNNNNNNNNNNNNNNNNNNNNNNNNNNNNNNNNNATCTAactaagcctctacattgtccttcccatggaagtatgggaggttattgttagcctcttgaggctttctttccatttctctcctatgggagtgaggtctaagatgtgacctatgtcttccttcataatagtcacaaagttcttcacttaggctcttgaaagagtcatgactactataggaggcatctttttattttcttaactcttttagtattttccttctttcttcttcccttatttgttccctctcatcttgatttacttttccttttttttctttctagtttttctttccataactagagggaactcaactcatttaAGATTCTAGATAGGGGGTCCTTATAACTAGTatcctcaccattaacactagatgaatggtgactcatgttggttcctaagttgtggttctttcttgttgggggttagcaaaaggtaaaagctagggtttaAAAGAACccaagtgatcgaggccgtacttgaatcaaataaacattaaaatgcagtaactaggaagtgatcctaggtcatttcccaacgagcaatgataaaccaaatgttcataatatacttgtagTAATAGtaacaattgggggggggggggggttgtgtttgttttgtgaatttaagaacaagcagattggaatacgaaattaataatagtaaaaatgtgttgtttcctcttatttagaagccattctcttattcTAGGTTATGAGGATTTCACCCTTGGCAGTTAACcccttaatccaaccctaatttaatttaaNNNNNNNNNNNNNNNNNNNNNNNNNNNNNNNNNNNNNNNNNNNNNNNNNNNNNNNNNNNNNNNNNNNNNNNNNNNNNNNNNNNNNNNNNNNNNNNNNNNNNNNNNNNNNNNNNNNNNNNNNNNNNNNNNNNNNNNNNNNNNNNNNNNNNNNNNNNNNNNNNNNNNNNNNNNNNNNNNNNNNNNNNNNNNNNNNNNNNNNNNNNNNNNNNNNNNNNNNNNNNNNNNNNNNNNNNNNNNNNNNNNNNNNNNNNNNNNNNNNNNNNNNNNNNNNNNNNNNNNNNNNNNNNNNNNNNNNNNNNNNNNNNNNNNNNNNNNNNNNNNNNNNNNNNNNNNNNNNNNNNNNNNNNNNNNNNNNNNNNNNNNNNNNNNNNNNNNNNNNNNNNNNNNNNNNNNNNNNNNNNNNNNNNNNNNNNNNNNNNNNNNNNNNNNNNNNNNNNNNNNNNNNNNNNNNNNNNNNNNNNNNNNNNNNNNNNNNNNNNNNNNNNNNNNNNNNNNNNNNNNNNNNNNNNNNNNNNNNNNNNNNNNNNNNNNNNNNNNNNNNNNNNNNNNNNNNNNNNNNNNNNNNNNNNNNNNNNNNNNNNNNNNNNNNNNNNNNNNNNNNNNNNNNNNNNNNNNNNNNNNNNNNNNNNNNNNNNNNNNNNNNNNNNNNNNNNNNNNNNNNNNNNNNNNNNNNNNNNNNNNNNNNNNNNNNNNNNNNNNNNNNNNNNNNNNNNNNNNNNNNNNNNNNNNNNNNNNNNNNNNNNNNNNNNNNNNNNNNNNNNNNNNNNNNNNNNNNNNNNNNNNNNNNNNNNNNNNNNNNNNNNNNNNNNNNNNNNNNNNNNNNNNNNNNNNNNNNNNNNNNNNNNNNNNNNNNNNNNNNNNNNNNNNNNNNNNNNNNNNNNNNNNNNNNNNNNNNNNNNNNNNNNNNNNNNNNNNNNNNNNNNNNNNNNNNNNNNNNNNNNNNNNNNNNNNNNNNNNNNNNNNNNNNNNNNNNNNNNNNNNNNNNNNNNNNNNNNNNNNNNNNNNNNNNNNNNNNNNNNNNNNNNNNNNNNNNNNNNNNNNNNNNNNNNNNNNNNNNNNNNNNNNNNNNNNNNNNNNNNNNNNNNNNNNNNNNNNNNNNNNNNNNNNNNNNNNNNNNNNNNNNNNNNNNNNNNNNNNNNNNNNNNNNNNNNNNNNNNNNNNNNNNNNNNNNNNNNNNNNNNNNNNNNNNNNNNNNNNNNNNNNNNNNNNNNNNNNNNNNNNNNNNNNNNNNNNNNNNNNNNNNNNNNNNNNNNNNNNNNNNNNNNNNNNNNNNNNNNNNNNNNNNNNNNNNNNNNNNNNNNNNNNNNNNNNNNNNNNNNNNNNNNNNNNNNNNNNNNNNNNNNNNNNNNNNNNNNNNNNNNNNNNNNNNNNNNNNNNNNNNNNNNNNNNNNNNNNNNNNNNNNNNNNNNNNNNNNNNNNNNN
This window harbors:
- the LOC106796960 gene encoding crooked neck-like protein 1, whose amino-acid sequence is MSSSKDADPSLGYLTRKDTEVKLPRPTRVKNKTPAPIQITAEQILREARERQEAEIRPPKQKITDPTELGEYRLRKRKEFEDLIRRVRWNIGVWIKYAQWEESQKDFKRARSVWERALEVDYKNHTLWLKYAEVEMKNKFINHARNVWDRAVTLLPRVDQLWYKYIHMEEMLGNVAGEAHFSMMQCSQNEEVPPCDFKGSLDCSEYLDLFHSCGPDANTIENYQMSYWMHGF